The genomic interval TAAACAAATTTTGAACAAGATTCCTTTGGTTTGAAACATGTTCTTTCAACTCCTCGAGATCATAGTTAACTTGTGGCACTTCATCAAGTATCCTGGAAGAAAACAAAATCTTGACTAAGCACAAAAACATGTCTAATTTTATTTGGTAATTAAATGCAGAAAGACAATAATAATTTGATAACTATGAACTGATGTTGATAGTAAAGTTTTGAATAAATTGAAGGAACATGCCAGATTCTCAAATAAAGTCATTTCTAGGATGATTGTTGGATGAACACTCCAGCAATAGGAAGAATGAAGACTGAAAAACTTTATTTGGTATAGTTAGTTGATACTATGCGGACAATTAATATCACACCTGTGTAGTTACTCTCATTGTCAACTCCCCGAACCCTCGTATTCTTATATAGTCTCTTCATATAAAATTTTTGTCCTATGTCTGACCTCCACTTTGATTCAGCCCCACCAGTTTGGTATCGTTCAAGTTTACCCCAGCCCTAAGTTTGTTTCAAGAAACCAAGAATGTTGAGTGGAATACCTGATTTGGTGTCTTCTCTGCTACTATGTGATCAACACATCTCTATAATTGTTAGTGTCACAACCCACCTATGTGAGAACTATCATTAACCTGTTAACCATATACTCTTTGTACCCATGTAGGACACTAACACTACATATAGAAACTCGACATCCCAAGACCCAAAGTCCAACTCATAGTTGATAGTCCAAAATCACACCTAATCATTAGCATCTTGGGTTCAAGGATGGCTTGAATTTTCCACAACAAACACCACATAGGACAGTTTGACAAGATAAATAAACTAGAACCAGCTAAACCAACTAGCCTAGCAATACCCATAATCAGAAGAAAAATCCACTAATCTTGAAGTATGAATATCATCATTCACAAATTGAAGAAAACTCATAACATAATCTAATTACCACTATTAATTTGCAAACCTACTTAGAACAGCAAAAGTCAACATACATTTAGATCAATTCAGGAAGGGCACACAGCCATCCCATTTATTCCTTCCCTTCGGCATTGACACTTGGTCATTAACTATTTGTTTAAAAAAACACTAAACAGTAAGAGAAACCTTCATAAACTGAATGGTTGATGAAATATTCAAGCAGAAAAGTTTACCTTAATAACAAATGAAGCCTTCACAAAATGATAGTTTAGGTAAATATTTAAGCATGGAGATTTACCTGACAAATGCCGAATAACATGAATAAGCATTTTGACTAAAATCTTCCTCCGAGACCTTCTTTACTTCAAGGAGCTCTGAACACAAGCGTCTAATTCCCTGTAAAATATGATAGCTTAATACAGCTATGGTTGAACAATCCTAACAATAGAGTTATTAGGTAGTTCAAAACAGAATAAGTGTTCTATCACAACACAGTCATCATGTTAAACagtgaatttaaaattttcacatCAAATATTGTTGTTCAATAAAGGATGGATGTGTAGAATTATAATCGGCACAAAGCAGAAGTGTAGCACATTTAGACATTTCCTTCAATTCCATCTTCAGTAAGAGTCATCCTCTTAACCCATGGAATACTGACAACTCAGTCCCCAATATTCCTTACTAGAGCAAATTGGAAAGGCACATAACATCTCAAGAACAATCGGCATAGCTAAGGTTGAAATTTCTTATCACCTACCTGCTTGTTCGTCTTTGTCGATGGCAATTATACTCAATGTGGAAAGGTAGAACTGTGCCACGAGAAgagcaaagagaagaagaaaaattagaaAGATGGTACCTTTTGGGTCATCGGCTGGACCTCCGACCAGTGCTCACGATCACCGTCGGAGCTCGAAGAGTCAAACGAGTCGTCGGTGAGAATCTCTGCATTACCATCGGCCATGGGAACACCgcaggaggaggaaggagaggaaCGTGGCGATGACAATTAGAGGAGATGAGTATGGTTTGGAGCGTCTGGATGTCGTTTTCCGCCATGGCCGGTCGTGAAGCATCGCTAACCCCGCCTCGCGCACGACCTTTTGATTATTCTTCAGAGTCCTGGAGAAATCAATTTCTTATTTCTTATATTTTGGGGGTTTTCTAAAAATCATTACTGATTGGGTCatgttatttaaattaataaaatcttatgttaattaataattatttgacATAATAATGTATTTAgagattttttgtttgtttgttaaaAGGCAAAAGCTAAAGTCCATATAacgatattattattattataaaaatgtGTCCTTCACACGAGTAATAAGTGAGAGCATCCGTAATAGGATTCGGCTTAAATGCTCCCTTGTTTTCGACAGGAAATGGCTCCACTGTTTAGAAGAGTTGTTCcttccctttttttttaaaaaaaaataaaataaattttaaaaaatatttaggtgAGGTaatgtaatttattttttaattactaatgttattaatttatgaatttaaattttaattatacatAACGtgaaatataatgaaaaaaatgtGGAATCTATAAaacaaaatagttttaaaaaaaaattacagttaAGAAATATGTAGAGATTTTTTACTTTTAACATAACGTTAATATGATATTGAAGAAGTTTTCGAAAATCTTCCATAACTATGAATACTCTAATATGTCTAATTCTATGGGAGCTCCTTCAGCTTCCAAGAAACTCCTCGTggatgatatgacaaataaaagTTAAAAGCGCTCCTtcatattttctttaaatgaaaaataaaattattgatGTGTCCTGTGGGGGCCACAAATAATCTCCCTTAGAGCATATGTAATGGGGAGCTCTTGATGTGATCGTGGTGGCCGCAGGGCTAGTTTGATTGTAGTGGCGGGGTTCAAAATTCGACAAAGGATTTTATCATTTCTATGAATTTTGCTCGTGTATTTGTCAATTTAGATCTCAATGGTATGGGACAGTCATATAGAAGCCACTAATGTGATGATACCACATTTTAATGGTGTGGAACAGTGGTAAGGAAACCCCCTCCCATATATTCACTTTTGCTTTCCACTGTGCCTCTACGGGCTGGATCAGCTCATTAGGTATATGTAGCTTACCACTAAAGTCATGGGGTCGAAGGTCGTCAGTTGCACTCGGGAATAAAACTCTGGTCTGCTGTGCCAAAAATTCTTTCGACCCCCAATCACCTATCCTGCccagcattaaccgtgatttactccctctggaatCTTGTGGGGCCGGGGCCAGGGGGCCGCTAGGGTGACGGTTCCACCTTTTGTCACATTTGCTTTCCACTATACCtccacgggctggatcagctggttaGATGCCTGCAACTTGCCACTGAAGTAGTAGGGTCGAAGGTCGGCAGTTGCACTCGGAGATAAAATCCTGGTCTGCTGCGCCAAAAATTCcttcgacccccagtcacctatcctgcccagcattaaccgtgatttactccctctggaatCTTATGGGGCCGGGGCCAGGGGGCCACtagggtggcggttccacctttttACCACTTTTGCTTCCCACTACGCACTAACTTCTCCAGctatcgtgatttacctccttcgtgaaGACCTTGGGCGTggtgcggcgggggcgctgggggcgagcgatatCACCTTTTGCCACTTTTGCTTAGAGAGTGACGGAGGTTCAGGGGTCGAGGGTCGCCAGTTGCACACGGGCGTAAAACCTCAGTCTGCTGTGCTTTAAATTCCACTCGACCCCCAGTCACCCCTCCTGCCCAGCTTAACCGTGAATTATCCCCTCTGGATATCTGTGAGGCCGGACCTAGGGGGCTGCTAaggtggcggttccacctttgCAACTTTTGCTTAGAGAGTGCCCCCACGGGCTGAATTAGCTGGAAGGGTATCTGACGCTTGCAACGGAGGTTCAGGGGTCGAGGGTCGCCAGTTACACACGAGCGTAAAATCTTAGTCTGCTGCGCTTTAAATTTCACTGATCCCCAGTCACCTCTCCTGTCAGCTTAACCATGATTTACTCCCTCTGAATATCTTTGAGGTCGGATCCAAGGAACCGCTAACATGACAGTCTCATCTTTTGTAACTTTTGCTTAAGAGTGGCTCCCTGTTTAGAGACTGCTCTTTATTCTCTCTAttgtttttaattatatattgttTGGAAAAAGTAAAAATAAGTAAAGAAGTTACAGTGAAATTgtcattttttaagaaaatttgaGATCCATAgaggattattaaaaaaaaaaattatagcgaAGAGATGAGTTGACATGACATTGATAGCAGTATGGAAATTCTAAAAAGAATTTCCATCATTGAAGGTATCTTTATCATATCCATAGTTGAAAATGCTAAGAGCTCTTAGCATGTATAATGAGAGCATCTCAGTTTAGATTCTCTGATCCATAAAATATGGATAAGAGAATGAGTCATTCTTAATTATTAGTGAAGAATAATGATTCCACGTGTAAAATAAATGAGGGTCATCACTCTCCACTAATGATGGAGAGTGATCCATCCTCTGATCCACGTTTGGTAATCAGAGGATCCGTGCTCGTGAGCACCTTGTCCGTAAAACGTAGATCAAAGGATGGATCATTCTTAATTATTGGTGGAGAATGATAATCTCACGTGTAAAATAAATAAGAATCATTACTCTCCACCAATGATAAAAAGTTGTTTATCTTTTGATCCGTATTTTACGAATCAAGGGATCCGTACTCGTGAGCACCTTGTGCTCCCATTTGGATGACATGTCAAATCCAACATGCTCACTTTCACAGTGGAATAGcgctccttttttattttttttaatttatacaaaAATTAAAATGGGGTTTATAGTTTgataatgttattttttttaaaaaaaaaataagtgggATCCATTAAAACGTTTTTTTATATTGAAGAAATGAATGAGATTTTTTATGTGGACATTGACGTGATTTTGTAGGGAAAACCCCCCTATGGGAACTCCTACTATTAAGATGCCCTAAGAATACTCCTTAGCCAATAGGATTTCATAGGCTATCACAAGTTTGACCTTCAACAAGGATTTTACTCGACAAATCATTGTCTCTCCCTAAAGATAAAAGTGATACTAGGAAGAGGTAAATGACCAAGAGCTTGATAATTGAAGCCCTCCTATCCTTGTTTAAACTCTTGGAATCTTTCGAGCACTTAGGCACCTTAAGCGCAAAACAAGCTCTCAAATAGATACATTTTCATTGCCTCTTATTGACCAAAAACCCAAATGTGGCTATTTTGATGGCAATAGTTATATCATCAATTGATTGACCAGTCAACTAAATAAGCCTCCCATCCAATCGACTAAAAATTCATGTCAGTTGTTACtcgaataaaaatattttattcacTTAAAATCTACATCCAGTCGTGAACTAATCAATCACAAGGTGGTCTCACCTTCACTTGGTTTACGACCTTCATAAGTCTACGCAAAGTTCTAGAACTCAAGTTGGTTGATAAAACACTACATAGTTCTTCACTCAAGGGTTCTTGAACTGTCAAGTTTGTCGATCTCCTTGTCAAGTATAATGCAACAACCTAGTCTAAAGCAATGTCTTGATCAATTCGAGGCTCAACTCTTGAGTCCGTCAAACTCCTCATCAAACTCTAGTGCACTAACTTAATCCAATCCAACTTTAAGGCAATGAGCTCAACAAGCTCCACAAGCAACAATTGATTAAGCCTCTAACTACCAATTCAGAGTGACTTATGGAGCTTAACCATTAATCTAAATTCGCTTATGTAAACTTCTAAAACTTGTATATCAACTAACAACTTAGTGAATGTAAGTTTAGAGTGTTAGAATGGATAATTGTTAGTGGGAAATTAGTGGtgtatttgttttaaaaaatagtttacaGCCATCcaaaaaattatcaaataattatcaaataaatCTTCTCCCAGAGACTATTAATACCAGTCGCTTCGCGCGTGCGCCGTGCGTGATAAAACCAGCCACGCTGGCGCCGTCTCCTCCTTTTGCTGTTGCTGCCGTTCCTTCCAATCTCGATTCGCCGTCTTCACTTCGATCCGGCGCCGATCCATCTTTCGCCGGAGAGAGAAGGGAAGGTGATACGCCTTGGAGGTTGCCTTCTCCTCGCTGCGCTCAATCCCTGCCGATGTCAGTCGCGTTGTGTCCGTTTCTCCCAGATCGTCGTCGTGGAGCAGCGGCAGGACATCGCCGAGGGCTTCCGCCTCCCTTTCTTCCGTTCCCTCGAGATCTACTTCCCTGAGTTGCGGCGTCGTCACTACTCCTTTGTTCGGTGTCGGGAGCGTCCATAGCGACTTCAACGGAATAAGGGCTCCCTCCTGCCTACTCTTTCCCACGGTCGCCAGCCCAAGAGGCAAGAGGGGTGTTCGTTACCATGGCAAAATAACAACAACCAATCAGTAACTGTTTTTTTCTCGTTATTACTATGAGAGttaccttttcttcttcttttttttcgaTTGCTTTTATTTTCTACTTCAAAACGAATAATTCGATATTTATCTGGTACACGGGCATGGAGATTTTATTAGAAACGCTAGTAATACTGAACAGAACATAACAGAATAGTATAGTATTGTTGCAGCGGAGGTGGCCCAGCATGCAGTTCACGGCCTCCCGATGGCGAAGCAAAGTTCGCCGCTGCGGCGGAAGGCCCAAAAGTCAATCTTGTCACCCTTCTTCGGCGCACTCCATGAGCGGAATAACTTGAGCTCGTCGCCCTTGATCACGGTGCCACCGCTTCCGTCCCATCGAGTCAGCAACAGGTAGAACACGAATCCGCACCGTGCGTACACTCGCACTGGCAGCCCTCCGTGCTCCCGCCCCGCAGCCTTCTTCggcttcttcctctcttcctctgccTCCGTGCGGCTCCGCTTCCTAGTGTTGAAACATAGAGACATGAGAAGAATAGAAAGAAAGAATAGATTGCAATTCAAACATGACTTCATTACCTAAGGTGGACGATGTTGCCAACGAGGTTGGCCATGGCGCGCTCTTCCAGGGAGAGGAACCCGACGAGATTGGCCCTGACGGAGTCGGTGGGAAGGTAGAGGCGGTTCTGCTGCACCACGAGGTCAGAGCTCTCCACCCTCTTAGAGCCTATGAACCGCACGCCAATGGCTTCGTCGTCGTTGCCGGTGAACTGGCGCCTCGCCAAGGCGGCCACCCACTCCGGTACAGTGGGGGTCGCCTCGCCGTCGTTCGCCGGCATGATTAGCAGCTCCGAGGGAATTTGGCGAGCAACGGCTTTGTGTTTGGGGGTGGGGGGGGGTTTCAGCCCGGATCCTCGCGGGCTTTTATAGGGAGGGGGGGTTGCGCCTCGGGGGCTAGGTCGGATGTGTGGGAATTGACTAGAGGGTGCTGAGGAAAGGTGTGGCAGTGTGGGAGTGTTGGTGCCGGGACAAAGACAGGTTGACGTAAGCGGTGTGAGACGGAGGATTGCGATTCGTTTAAAACTTATGGACACAAATTGTCGTAGCAAATTGGAAAAAAAAGAATGATTAATTAGACTGAGTATTCTTTTTCCAATTGGATTCACTATCGTATGATTCTTTTTGTTAGACTTGGATTctctatttaaataattaaaaataataatttctagTTCAGTCATGAAGAAACTATCATTGTCAAC from Zingiber officinale cultivar Zhangliang chromosome 6B, Zo_v1.1, whole genome shotgun sequence carries:
- the LOC121990465 gene encoding uncharacterized protein LOC121990465, with product MPANDGEATPTVPEWVAALARRQFTGNDDEAIGVRFIGSKRVESSDLVVQQNRLYLPTDSVRANLVGFLSLEERAMANLVGNIVHLRKRSRTEAEEERKKPKKAAGREHGGLPVRVYARCGFVFYLLLTRWDGSGGTVIKGDELKLFRSWSAPKKGDKIDFWAFRRSGELCFAIGRP